One Magnolia sinica isolate HGM2019 chromosome 2, MsV1, whole genome shotgun sequence genomic window, CAGTACTGACCTGCAAGGCATGGATATCAAAGATCACTAAACTAGTAGGCCCACCCCTTGAAATAGGAATATTCGACAAGATTCTAGCAAGAGTGAATGCTGTTGCaacatctccttcttcttctattcGCTCAGATGATCCCGTAGGGAAAAAAGGAAGGACCAGTGTAAACGATGAGATAAACATCCTTGGTAAAGCATATATAACGGAGAGCTGCTCGAAAATTACTCCAGGGGAGCTAAATGAGGCCAAAAAAGCTACATGCTGGCCACGAATGCCATGAGCATTAGAAATGAATAAGTTCGGGAACCCATCTTCAAATGTTCTGaagcatgaaaatgaaagaagtTTCATCAGAAGATGACAAAGATATGTATAAAATTCAAAACTTGGACATCCATAAAACACTATGGAACTGGAGGAACTTATGTTTTGTTATGGTAAAACGTGAATTGCCCACGAGATGCATGTTAGAAACTTTAAGTTAAAGTAACACCAAATTCTATCTTCGAAGATCGCAAGcatattatttaatatttttatttttatttttttctatcaaGAAGTAAAAATAATGATTCACTGACATTATGACTCGAACAAggaaaaatttcaagaaaagctCAAGCCAACCTACTGTAGTCAAATGAAGGGTCCCAAAACCACTACTAGAAGCCTGTATTTGACCTCTGCAAataacaatgaaaataaaaactgAATGATAATGCATTCCTATAAATAGAAGAACTGGCCCTGCATATGAACAGTCGAGAGTTGAGACTGTCCTTGAATTAATAGGGGCATtagttttcttttgtttcctATGACGGAACTGAATTTTCTATGACTGTGACACCTATAGAGCCTTGGTGGCGTGATGCCCTAAGAGTTTTAAACAGCaactctacacacacacacacacaatcagcAATTCCACATCTTTAGAGATCAATTGCAGCTTTTCTTCTCCATTGCTGATTTATGGTGCACTAGAGATCAAACTGTGGCACATTGGGAATAAATTTCAGCTTTTCTTGgaaaatatttatcattttaTACCAAAGTTCACATTCGTTTCAATTTTTGCAGCATCCATCTGTCAACTGATCAGATGATCACTGTCAGAACAACCTCCCCGACCAGAAATCGCCCTGAACTCTGAAGATGCTGCCCATCCTTGGACTTCACATCCAGCCTAGCTTTTGGATACGTCTTTGCAGCTTCTGCTACACAAAACCAAATAAGATTCTTCTGTCTTTTCCTCTAGAATTTAAAACATTAGGTTAAAgatgacccccccccccccaaaaaaaaaaaaaaaaaatctatgaggacatttattttataatcaagtggatagtgaatacaATCGAATGTCAACAATTCTGCTTTCGATTCATAAGAGGGTTGACTTGGTAAATTCCTAGAGTTCACAGAACACATGAACATATCATATCCGAGGACGCTGCCGAGCTAACTGGGGCTTGTCAGTAAGGAATGGCACGAGATGGAAGGTTGAGTTTGCAAGTGTCACTACTCACTAGGCCTGTTCCCATGCCAAAGACATCATGTAATGAGTGCAACTGTGAAAATCCATGACACTGACTTGCAAGCCATTGAGACAATGATGAAGGTGAATGGAAGAAGTTGCAAACTGAGAAAGGCAACAACAACATAGAGACAAAAGTTACATACATAAAAGATTGTCAGGAGTTTAatagtatgaaaaaaaaaaaactctaacaCTTTGTAAGTCCTTAATAATTTTATGTTGTTAAAAAGAATGATATGATGGCATAGATGTGATTGGTGCGTTTCAGCATGCATGGTCGTAGCTAGAATCATTCAACTGTGTGTTGAACCCTGGAGAAGCAAACTTGATGTAGGCCCACAGCCCACCTAAGGGTCCAACATGTGCTTATTTTGAGCTGTTTATTGCGAGATTTGGGACCTAAACATCAGATATTACAGTAAACATTTGTGGACGATAGGAGAGCTGATATGGAAGGTATGATTGAAGATTTTTGGAGTATTTAGTACATCTGTTTTGCTATTTTAGGCAAAATCTTTCTTGGTGTTCTGTAACAAGTCCAATAAATAGagttatttctccctctctactaAAATATTTCTTTGCCATTTGGGTATCAAGATCCCATTGACTCGATAGCCAGGTTGCCCCAAAACTCCACATTTTCTACACCCTTAACATGTTTACATCATAACAAAGAGAATTATAGGTTACTAATGCATAAGGATGTGAAAAGTGCCATGATGCACCAATCTGTACAATTGGAGTCCATGGCttggcaatcctaaccattggttTGATCAGGCCAACAGTGAAATTAGGGACTCCAAGACAACCAATTAGATTAGAGGTTCCTAGCCCTTCTATCAGTGGAATCCAACTACATGATTAAGAGAAAAATACAGCAGTCATCCAGAAAAGGGCTAGGAATATTCTAGGTCATCCTCAACCAAGATGGTCCCCATCAGATCATTGGTATGGAACAACAAGCAATGGGCCCCGCATCTGATGCATATGGTTCAATTCACAATCTGATGTAAGAGGACTCTTTAATTCCTCAGTGGAGAATGACAACCATGAGACAAAAatcgttgagagagagagagagagagagagagagagagagagagagagagatcattggCAATTGGTGCATTTTAGTGGGCTGGCTTGTAATTGAGAAGAGAATACAAAGTGAACTCACCTTGGTGCATTTTAAGTGCCTTCACTTAGCATGCCTCAGTTGGAGCTGTTCATCCTTTGGCCCCACATTTGATAAAGCAAACTGTTTTCCAGGTCacagactcttttttttttttttaatgtggacTTTGAGACTAATATCGTTTAAAAAAGTGATTCCTGATTGCAGCATTCAGTGGCTGGAAAAATTTGGACTGGTTCACCAATTAGGCTGCACTGGGTAAAGCCTGCAAAGGAAAACGCTTGCATAGGGTACCTACAAGGGCCCACTTTCTCAGACATGGGAGAAACAATTTAACATCCAtgaaatccacccatccatcagGTACACCCATAGTTGGCTAAAAGGtttatggcaaaaaaaaaaaagaaaagagggtaTGGGAGTGTCTATGCTTATTTCAGTCTCAATCATTAAAAATGCAGTAAAAAAATTCAGACAAATATATTGAGATGCCAAATATTCAAGAATGAAAAGTCCATGTATGATACGGTATGGACTAAGAAAATGGAATGAAAAAATGGCTACATATGTTAGTGCATAAGTGTGCATATGTACATGTATATTATCTATAAATAAGGATACTGTAGAAAACCTTAATTAACCTAATTAGGATTTCTATGTGTATGAGGAATAATGTATGTAGGTAGCTGAATGGTACTCTTtgcctctctcaaatccttccttttcaGGTATAAAGCAATCCTTCTCTACTaaatttttttaaacttctcaattttattaacGGGTGGTGATCACCAATctctaattttcttttaaattgcccgcaagtgtttttttttgtttttttttatcttagttgaaaaaaatgtgtttaattcagtgagctttttcttttttccttgcgTATCTTCGGAAATATACGAATTTTAAACatttaatatattatatgattttctttttccaaAAATTCAGAGTTCTGCTAACTTTGGGTACACCACcccttgtttggccttgatcccaGAAATCAGGCTGACTcaacattcaggtgggccaccccacagtgAACAACATAAAATTATGCCAAAAACCCGTAGAGTAAATTCAtgtggtatgggccacttgagttttggaatagtgTGATTTTGGCCAATCCTTTCATCCTGATGAGGTAGATAACAGGAATGGATtgggtggcatataaacaccatggtagGCCTTACACAAAATTAATGGTGGGTTTgctcatcccaactgtttcctactgttgcctgcttgagttttggataatcATGATTTATGGTTCTAGGGTGACCATGAGGCCACTTTTacctgatggacaggttggatgtcatgaaAGTTCCACACATGTGGCTCTAGGTTACACTAGTGTGGTCAAACTCCATATTTTATCATGCTACACGACTACTCTCGTAAAACAAGACTGTTATATATACAAGTTGGGCTCATTAAAAACAAGAATTGTGATGATGAAGCTTCAAAatgtctttttccttttcttttcttttgagagagAACTGCTTCTAACTATCACAATGAATTGTATCTGGGCAAtgtgataaaataaaataaaatgctgcGAGATGGCAGCGTATTGGAAAGTATCATTTGCATTGGTTTGTATCATCAATACTGTTAAATACAAACACAAGGTATCAGAATGAATTGTCCATGCATTCCTCCTCAAATGGTTTTAATGAAATTCAATATTATTCCAAGATCAATAATAGCAGAATGTATCCTACCATAACGGTAACATATTAAGATTGCCGttcaaacaaataataataataataacaaggaaaaaagaaaattaagagtGGGAATATATCAGGATAAATTCATATGATGACTATGATGACATGACACATTCAGATGTTATTTCAAACTCTGATGACAATTGTGAATGTTAgcaggccgattctaattgttaatCAGGACTTTCATTTGCCAGGCACCACTTCGATTTAGCCACAACCCAGACACCAAGCCCCTCCGACAATCATAATCCTGCAAGCAAATAACTAAAGGAAATTTCGCAACGGGTAACACTAAGCAAGCAAAATCCCTCCGATCGGGTAATATTCAAGCACTGCCTAATGCACAGTTGGGCCCACAGGACGAACGACCCACATTACAAGCCAGTCCCCTCACAAGCACTGGTCACAACTAGTCTCATAGATCATTATTTCCCACTTTCCTACATCAGGacacaaaaccctaaccctaattcctCAGAAACCACCCTAATTCAAACAGAAACGCAATAGAAAATGCAAAATAACGAATTTCATCCGTCCATTAATCGAATCAAGAGCACTCACCTCCATCTGATGCTCCTCAGCTCGATCCCATCATACTCCGCAGCGACCCGCTCAGCAAGCGCCTTCGTCTCCGCGCAGTAGAAGAGGCAGATCTTCTTCGAACGCTTCGAAGAGGAATGATCAAGGGCTGCCGCTACCGCCATTGGATTTGCAGAAGTTCCATGGATGAGATGGATCCGATCGTTCTCGAGATTCCATGGATGAGAGTTTTCGAAGCTCTTGAGCTCGGATCGGATGATTTTCTGCTTCTTCTGCTTTGAGAGGAAGACACTGAGATCTGGTTTGGAGAGATGAAGAGATGGCGGGGTTTTTATAAGGGTCGGGAATTCACGTGAGAGAGCGGGAGTGGCACGTGACGGGGTTGCCGCCATTTCTGCTTTTCTTTCCGCCTCCGACGCGGGAGAGTAGAGAATCTAGAGAGTGTCGATGCTCCGCAACAAGAAGAGCTGAGGCCTGAGAGTCTTgaaaagggacgcggattgccaacTGCCGGTAGCGACTGGCtactggacggtgccatgtgggccccaccatgttgtttgtgttttatccacgccgtccattcattttccatatcattttagtgcaagaGACAATAAAgggaaatttacgactgtggaccccaccttttatccagtggatattcttgaagcaatacaaacttaacatacgcacttagacctcgtacggacgacaaattccaggacgaaaatacccctcctttgcacggaaacggattggctactccccctgccacccgccaatggcggatcgtcggtggtctgtggagatacttttcatccatgccgtccatatattcttccatatcattttatgacatgagaccaaaaatgaggtatatccaaatctcaagtgtaccacattataggaaacagtgttgaatgagagtcaactagaaactcaggtggggcccactgtgatgtttgtgagaaatcctctccatctAATTTCATTTAtacagtcacaaagacctggatgaagaggaaaaacatatttcataatgatccgtaacttctgtaacccctaaaagggtttcaatggtagacgttcaattctccactgcattttactatgtggtccacttgatagttagatctgtcttatttttcatctcaagccttaatatgagctcgcaaaatagatggacaatttggatataacacagacctcatgatgggacccacaaaagcaacacagtaaaagaaaataaatttaccGACTGTCTCCGGTTCGGCAGCAGTGCTGCGGCAGTCcggcagattttttatttttttattaatacaaggagaactttttctcccttacatttttctctaactcataattatgtaaatatgtatatatgagtatataaaaatattgttctatcttttaattcatttctttgtctatttatttaatcagcatatctcctaaactagaatgatttacttaacgtaccacatgattttggggtaggagaagctaatttagccaaccaacctagctatttttcaagattccatcgggttgatggtcgaaaatccatttcattcagttcgtggtcaatttcaatcacttcgcggttaaaTTGGAAATTCAatcgggcaaacatgaaattgagcgaggcaaacatgaaattaagcggggaaaactagaaattcagcggagaaaacatgaaattgagcagggcaaacatgaaattagggctaaaagtcgggcgggacccaacccaacctaacccaacccaatcttgggttgggaattctcaacccaagcccaacccaagagggctcgatgggttgattgggttggttgggtgtgtacgtgctaatattttcgttattatatcagtttattatattttaatatatgacttattttttgtatctataaatttattaattatttacgtgattattcatcataaagaacttcatttttttctttaaaaaaccgaactaaaatataggactactcctttaaaaagtcatgtagcataaaacgcaatctatttgggagagagaaatccggcatatcttgttagcttgagtccttgaaaatgacgtagacaaatgagacccgacat contains:
- the LOC131237897 gene encoding ribose-phosphate pyrophosphokinase 3, mitochondrial-like isoform X1; amino-acid sequence: MAATPSRATPALSREFPTLIKTPPSLHLSKPDLSVFLSKQKKQKIIRSELKSFENSHPWNLENDRIHLIHGTSANPMAVAAALDHSSSKRSKKICLFYCAETKALAERVAAEYDGIELRSIRWRTFEDGFPNLFISNAHGIRGQHVAFLASFSSPGVIFEQLSVIYALPRMFISSFTLVLPFFPTGSSERIEEEGDVATAFTLARILSNIPISRGGPTSLVIFDIHALQERFYFGDKVLPCFESGVPMLKNRLQELPDSDNISIAFPDDGAWKRFNKQLQHFPMIICNKVREGDQRIVRLKEGDPKGRHVVIVDDLVQSGGTLVECQKVLADNGAAKISAYVTHGIFPNRSWERFQHDNGGTPDKGLTYFWITDSCPLTVKEVKNRRPFEILSLAGSIAATLQI
- the LOC131237897 gene encoding ribose-phosphate pyrophosphokinase 4-like isoform X2, translated to MAATPSRATPALSREFPTLIKTPPSLHLSKPDLSVFLSKQKKQKIIRSELKSFENSHPWNLENDRIHLIHGTSANPMAVAAALDHSSSKRSKKICLFYCAETKALAERVAAEYDGIELRSIRWRTFEDGFPNLFISNAHGIRGQHVAFLASFSSPGVIFEQLSVIYALPRMFISSFTLVLPFFPTGSSERIEEEGDVATAFTLARILSNIPISRGGPTSLVIFDIHALQISIAFPDDGAWKRFNKQLQHFPMIICNKVREGDQRIVRLKEGDPKGRHVVIVDDLVQSGGTLVECQKVLADNGAAKISAYVTHGIFPNRSWERFQHDNGGTPDKGLTYFWITDSCPLTVKEVKNRRPFEILSLAGSIAATLQI